The following coding sequences are from one Verrucomicrobiota bacterium window:
- a CDS encoding phosphocholine cytidylyltransferase family protein, which yields MAPSSVFHRTVTMRAILIAAGRGRRLMPMTTDTPKCYAEVHGRRLLDWALRAFAGAGVTDICFIGGYQIEKVRRDYPKFTFRHNAGWEHNNILASLMHAEDLMGEGFICCYSDILFTADVVRRVLDLRADIALSVDTRWLERYQHRTQHPPDDAEKVTAHNGHVTRVHRGIAPHEAHGEYTGIAKFTPAGAAQLRDAFHLARSKHAGKPFREAAVFEKAYLIHLFQEMIEGGATFAHADTPGSYMEVDTQEDFELARLHWRGDTD from the coding sequence ATGGCGCCGTCCTCCGTGTTCCATCGCACCGTCACCATGCGGGCCATCCTGATTGCAGCGGGTCGCGGACGCCGGCTCATGCCAATGACGACGGACACGCCCAAGTGTTACGCCGAGGTCCACGGCCGCCGGTTGCTTGACTGGGCGCTGCGCGCGTTCGCGGGCGCGGGCGTGACGGACATCTGCTTCATCGGCGGTTATCAGATCGAAAAGGTCCGACGCGACTACCCGAAGTTCACGTTCCGCCACAATGCGGGATGGGAACACAACAACATCCTCGCCTCGCTCATGCACGCGGAGGACTTGATGGGCGAGGGCTTCATCTGCTGCTACTCGGACATCCTGTTCACGGCCGACGTCGTCCGCCGCGTGCTCGACTTGCGCGCCGACATCGCGCTCAGCGTGGACACGCGCTGGCTCGAACGCTACCAGCACCGCACGCAACATCCGCCCGACGACGCCGAGAAGGTCACCGCGCACAATGGTCACGTCACGCGCGTGCACCGCGGCATCGCCCCGCACGAGGCGCACGGCGAATACACGGGCATCGCGAAGTTCACGCCGGCCGGCGCCGCGCAGTTGCGCGACGCCTTTCACCTCGCGCGCTCGAAGCACGCCGGCAAACCGTTCCGTGAAGCCGCCGTGTTCGAGAAGGCCTACCTCATTCATCTCTTCCAGGAAATGATCGAGGGGGGCGCGACGTTCGCCCACGCCGACACGCCCGGCAGCTACATGGAAGTGGACACGCAGGAGGACTTCGAGCTCGCGCGCCTGCACTGGCGCGGGGACACGGATTGA
- a CDS encoding cobalamin-independent methionine synthase II family protein: MSILFPTSVVGSLPRPPFVLDLIHGRPPLAPDDYERRMQAAVRYAVAMQEHAGLDVLTDGEWWRKSYIGVIAELARGFELGTLPDGRPFTLVTDKLAPKTPGFIAREVTFLKTLTRRLVKSTLPSPALLGERMWSPDQSARAYPNRNDFVRDCVPVLRRELELIRDAGADIAQIDDPHLCLFVDPAVRAKYPDPDAAAGFAVDMINAVVDGVKGIKLAVHLCRRAGGRARGEVAHEGGYGPILTHLNRLKVHHLTMEFTSPAAGDKAVFRQLRDDFEIGLGCVGVTPGVVDSAETIASRVREALKFLPADRITLNPDCGFAPGSGAVVSMDEAYQKLCNEVEAARMLRDEAGSQAESRPMAVRSKLRG, encoded by the coding sequence ATGAGCATTCTCTTCCCAACCTCCGTCGTCGGCTCGCTGCCGCGCCCGCCATTCGTCCTCGACCTCATCCACGGCCGCCCGCCGCTCGCGCCCGACGATTACGAGCGCCGCATGCAGGCCGCCGTCCGTTACGCCGTGGCGATGCAGGAGCACGCCGGGCTCGACGTCCTCACCGACGGCGAGTGGTGGCGCAAGTCCTACATCGGCGTCATCGCCGAGCTTGCGCGCGGCTTCGAGCTGGGCACGTTGCCCGACGGCCGGCCCTTCACGCTCGTCACCGACAAGCTCGCGCCGAAGACGCCCGGCTTCATCGCGCGCGAAGTCACCTTTCTCAAGACACTCACCAGGCGGCTCGTGAAATCCACGCTCCCTTCGCCCGCGCTGCTCGGCGAGCGCATGTGGTCGCCGGACCAATCCGCTCGCGCATATCCGAACCGCAACGACTTCGTGCGCGACTGCGTGCCCGTGCTGCGCCGGGAACTCGAGCTCATCCGCGACGCCGGCGCTGACATCGCGCAAATTGACGACCCGCACCTCTGCCTCTTCGTGGATCCCGCGGTGCGCGCGAAATACCCCGACCCGGACGCCGCCGCGGGCTTTGCCGTGGACATGATCAATGCGGTCGTGGACGGCGTGAAGGGCATCAAGCTCGCCGTGCACCTCTGCCGCCGGGCGGGCGGCCGAGCCCGTGGCGAAGTCGCGCACGAGGGCGGCTACGGCCCGATCCTCACGCACTTGAACCGGCTGAAGGTCCACCACCTCACCATGGAGTTCACGTCGCCCGCCGCCGGCGACAAGGCCGTGTTCCGCCAGCTCCGCGACGATTTCGAGATCGGCTTGGGCTGCGTCGGCGTGACGCCCGGCGTGGTGGATTCGGCCGAGACCATCGCGTCGCGCGTGCGCGAGGCGCTGAAGTTCCTGCCCGCCGACCGCATCACGCTGAATCCGGATTGCGGCTTCGCGCCCGGCTCCGGCGCCGTGGTGAGCATGGACGAGGCGTATCAGAAGCTCTGCAACGAAGTCGAAGCGGCGAGGATGCTGCGCGACGAGGCGGGCTCCCAAGCGGAGAGTCGCCCGATGGCCGTGAGGAGCAAACTGCGTGGTTGA
- a CDS encoding prepilin-type N-terminal cleavage/methylation domain-containing protein, with amino-acid sequence MRTTHRRSPLGEPCRNARNGFTLIELLVVIAIIAILAGMLLPALSKAKAKSAGARCQANLKQLQLGWHLYTEDFDGRCVDNMDSPARSWVRGNLNFTAGNAINTDKLCLIGRDVLVNNYPSPLIGNATPTNGMLGSYVGFQPGVFKCPSDKSQTTVGPRNRSVSMLQTVGWNVNNRSWVNNAYPNPQTPFKVYRRVEDMTKPTPSDLFVFLDEHPDGINDGGFAVQCIRDQDIGGVANSQIIDFPAPYHNLNSAFSFADGHSEFRKWTGPAIMPVKYQASAPIVVAGRNPDYLWLRDHASSAD; translated from the coding sequence ATGAGAACAACACACCGGCGCAGCCCTCTGGGGGAACCGTGTCGAAACGCACGCAACGGCTTCACACTGATCGAACTCCTGGTCGTCATCGCGATCATCGCGATACTGGCGGGCATGCTTTTGCCGGCGTTGTCCAAGGCGAAAGCAAAGTCGGCGGGCGCCAGATGCCAGGCGAATTTGAAGCAGTTGCAGCTTGGTTGGCATCTTTACACGGAAGATTTCGACGGTCGGTGCGTCGATAATATGGATTCGCCTGCACGAAGCTGGGTTCGCGGCAATTTGAACTTTACTGCGGGGAACGCCATCAACACCGACAAACTGTGCCTCATTGGCCGCGACGTGTTGGTTAACAATTATCCAAGTCCGTTGATTGGCAATGCGACGCCGACGAACGGGATGTTAGGCTCCTACGTGGGGTTTCAGCCCGGTGTCTTCAAGTGCCCCAGCGACAAGTCTCAAACGACGGTCGGCCCGCGGAATCGGAGCGTGTCGATGCTCCAAACCGTAGGCTGGAACGTGAACAACCGCAGTTGGGTCAACAATGCCTACCCAAACCCGCAGACTCCGTTCAAAGTTTACCGGCGGGTGGAGGACATGACCAAACCCACCCCCTCGGACTTGTTTGTCTTCTTGGATGAGCACCCGGACGGCATCAATGACGGTGGATTCGCAGTCCAGTGTATCCGAGACCAGGATATCGGTGGTGTCGCAAATTCTCAGATTATCGACTTCCCGGCTCCTTACCACAACTTGAACAGCGCATTCTCGTTTGCTGACGGCCACTCGGAGTTTCGCAAATGGACTGGCCCGGCAATCATGCCTGTCAAATATCAGGCGTCGGCGCCTATTGTAGTCGCAGGGCGCAATCCGGACTACTTGTGGCTACGCGATCACGCGTCGTCTGCAGATTAG
- a CDS encoding MFS transporter: MNPSDAAKSTSCFPPGGNYVLWILWLTYGSFYFCRNNLGVALPGIQTELGLDKSQLGDVLMALKLAYGAGQFLNGQLAERFPPRRLLALGMLLSAALNVAFGFGAALWFLIFVWACNGYVQALGWPPTMRVAANWFELHHRGRAIGIIGTGYQLCGALTFVVAGWAAEKFGWRGALYVPAGILLASALHMWFTLVESPGAAGATAADRASDVLSKPAATSIWHNIGTTLSNPALWLVALALCLLDACRYGFTDWGVTHLKEVQGATVSGAAFKYAVLPFGGIAGAYLSGWATDRWFGGRRAPVICVLLVLLGLLSVAYNTVIHWGMGSSVTILFLIGFCIFGPQVLLVGTLPVDLARRGTAAAAAGFVNFMGYMGAAAGDKFTGHLAQDHGWKFAVWFWACCAFAGAAVIAFLWNAGRKPEAASSAP, translated from the coding sequence TTGAATCCCTCGGACGCCGCCAAATCCACCTCTTGTTTCCCCCCCGGCGGGAACTACGTGCTCTGGATTTTGTGGCTGACCTACGGCTCGTTTTACTTCTGCCGGAACAACCTCGGCGTCGCGCTGCCGGGCATTCAGACGGAGCTCGGGCTCGACAAGTCGCAACTTGGCGACGTGCTCATGGCGCTCAAGCTCGCCTATGGTGCGGGACAGTTCCTCAACGGCCAGCTTGCCGAGCGGTTTCCGCCACGGCGGCTGCTTGCGCTTGGCATGCTCCTGTCGGCCGCGCTGAACGTTGCGTTCGGGTTCGGTGCGGCGCTGTGGTTTCTCATCTTTGTGTGGGCGTGCAATGGTTACGTGCAGGCGCTCGGCTGGCCGCCGACGATGCGCGTCGCCGCGAACTGGTTCGAGCTGCATCACCGTGGCCGCGCCATCGGCATCATCGGGACGGGCTATCAGCTTTGCGGGGCGCTGACGTTTGTCGTCGCAGGCTGGGCCGCGGAGAAGTTCGGCTGGCGCGGCGCGCTCTACGTGCCGGCCGGGATTCTCCTGGCGAGCGCGCTGCACATGTGGTTCACGCTGGTAGAATCGCCCGGGGCGGCGGGCGCGACAGCAGCGGATCGGGCGTCGGATGTTTTATCCAAACCGGCCGCGACTTCCATCTGGCACAACATCGGGACGACGCTCTCGAACCCCGCCCTCTGGCTCGTCGCGCTCGCGCTCTGCCTGCTCGACGCATGCCGCTACGGTTTCACCGATTGGGGCGTCACGCACTTGAAGGAGGTGCAGGGCGCGACCGTGAGCGGCGCGGCGTTCAAGTATGCGGTGCTCCCGTTCGGTGGCATCGCGGGCGCATATCTATCCGGCTGGGCGACGGACCGGTGGTTTGGCGGTCGTCGCGCGCCGGTCATTTGTGTGCTGCTCGTGCTGCTCGGCCTGCTCTCGGTGGCCTATAACACCGTCATTCACTGGGGCATGGGCTCCTCGGTGACGATCCTCTTCCTCATCGGCTTTTGCATTTTCGGCCCGCAAGTCCTGCTCGTCGGCACGCTGCCCGTGGACCTCGCGCGGCGCGGCACGGCGGCGGCGGCGGCGGGCTTTGTGAATTTCATGGGCTACATGGGCGCGGCCGCGGGCGACAAGTTCACCGGCCACCTCGCGCAGGACCATGGATGGAAGTTCGCCGTGTGGTTCTGGGCGTGCTGCGCGTTCGCCGGCGCGGCAGTGATCGCATTCCTGTGGAACGCCGGGAGGAAGCCGGAGGCCGCGTCGTCCGCGCCGTGA